One genomic segment of Nocardia spumae includes these proteins:
- a CDS encoding FAD-dependent oxidoreductase, whose amino-acid sequence MSDTQGVRPQSAAEISEWDDEADVVIAGYGIAGAAAAIEAAQAGADVLVLERTGGWGGAASLSGGFIYLGGGTPLQKALGFEDTPENMEKFMLAALGPGVDEAKIHDYCQGSVEHFNWLVAQGVPFKEEFWGEPGWEPPHDEGLMYSGGENSAPFKDIATPAPRGHLPQMQNKRIGEQGGGYMLMKPLTDTAEKLGVRAEYDIRIQRLIVDDDNRVVGVVAKRYGTLLNIRARRGVVLATGSFAYETKMIEGYAPRLIGRPAAAIEEHDGIGIRVAQALGAELAHMDATEVAFFGDPQTMVRGILVNGRGQRYIAEDTYPGRIGQATLIQQDNQAFLIIDEEALEEALKTETSSPYFRQPPTWAAETVEELESDMGLPAGALQATVEVYNRHAESGSDPMLGKKEQWVKPIGTPVAGFDMRGFTAGFTLGGLRTDLDSRVMHVTGEPIPGLYAAGRCTSGVCAGGYASGTSLGDGSFYGRRAGRAAANDGSASN is encoded by the coding sequence ATGTCCGACACCCAGGGTGTACGACCACAGTCAGCCGCCGAGATCAGCGAATGGGATGACGAAGCCGACGTGGTCATCGCCGGCTACGGCATAGCCGGTGCGGCCGCCGCGATCGAAGCGGCCCAAGCCGGCGCCGATGTCCTGGTGCTCGAGCGCACCGGCGGCTGGGGCGGCGCGGCATCGTTGTCGGGCGGCTTCATCTATCTGGGCGGCGGTACTCCGCTGCAGAAGGCCCTCGGCTTCGAGGACACTCCGGAGAACATGGAGAAGTTCATGCTGGCGGCCCTCGGGCCCGGTGTGGACGAGGCCAAGATCCACGACTACTGCCAGGGCAGCGTCGAGCACTTCAACTGGCTTGTCGCCCAGGGTGTTCCGTTCAAGGAGGAATTCTGGGGCGAGCCGGGCTGGGAACCGCCGCACGACGAGGGTCTGATGTACTCCGGCGGCGAGAACTCCGCCCCATTCAAGGACATCGCCACTCCCGCCCCGCGCGGGCACCTGCCGCAGATGCAGAACAAGCGCATCGGTGAGCAGGGCGGCGGCTACATGCTGATGAAGCCGCTCACCGACACCGCCGAAAAGCTCGGGGTGCGAGCCGAATACGACATCCGGATCCAACGGCTGATCGTCGATGACGACAACCGCGTGGTCGGTGTGGTGGCCAAGCGTTACGGCACCCTGCTCAACATCCGGGCGCGGCGCGGCGTGGTCCTGGCGACCGGAAGTTTCGCCTACGAGACCAAGATGATCGAGGGCTACGCGCCCCGGCTGATCGGACGTCCCGCCGCCGCGATCGAGGAGCACGACGGTATCGGCATCCGCGTCGCCCAGGCCCTGGGTGCGGAACTGGCGCATATGGACGCCACCGAGGTCGCCTTCTTCGGCGATCCCCAGACGATGGTGCGCGGCATCTTGGTCAACGGCCGCGGCCAGCGCTACATCGCCGAGGACACCTACCCGGGCCGGATCGGTCAGGCCACCCTCATCCAGCAGGACAATCAGGCGTTCCTGATCATCGACGAGGAAGCGCTGGAAGAGGCCCTGAAGACCGAGACCAGCTCTCCCTACTTCCGGCAGCCGCCGACCTGGGCGGCGGAAACGGTCGAGGAACTCGAGTCCGATATGGGCCTGCCCGCCGGTGCGCTGCAGGCCACGGTCGAGGTCTACAACCGGCACGCCGAATCCGGCTCCGACCCGATGCTCGGCAAGAAGGAGCAGTGGGTCAAGCCGATCGGCACGCCGGTGGCCGGCTTCGATATGCGCGGGTTCACCGCCGGCTTCACCCTCGGTGGTCTGCGCACCGACCTCGATTCCCGGGTCATGCACGTGACCGGTGAACCGATCCCGGGCCTGTACGCCGCGGGTCGCTGCACCTCGGGCGTCTGCGCGGGCGGTTACGCCAGTGGCACGTCGCTCGGTGACGGCAGCTTCTACGGCCGCCGGGCCGGCCGCGCCGCCGCCAACGACGGTTCCGCGTCGAACTGA
- a CDS encoding LLM class F420-dependent oxidoreductase yields the protein MRFGIVLFTSDRGITPAAAAKAAEERGFSSFFVPEHTHIPIKREAAHPLTGDESLPDDRYMRTLDPWVALGTAAAVTERIELSTAVALPVEHDPITLAKTIATLDHLSGGRVSLGAGFGWNTDELADHGVPGKKRRTVLREYLEAMRALWTDEEASYDGEFVKFGPSWAWPKPVQAKVPVLIGTAGTEQGFRWIARSADGWITTPYETETLLERLRLLGKVWQEEGREDTPRVVALDGKPDVERLAEWSKAGVTDVLYGLPDKSEAEVLAYLERLAGKLAPAGLGA from the coding sequence ATGCGTTTCGGCATCGTCCTGTTCACCAGCGATCGCGGCATCACCCCCGCCGCGGCCGCCAAAGCCGCGGAGGAACGCGGATTCTCGTCGTTCTTCGTGCCCGAGCACACCCACATTCCGATCAAGCGCGAGGCCGCACATCCGCTGACCGGCGATGAGAGCTTGCCCGACGATCGCTATATGCGCACCCTCGATCCGTGGGTGGCGCTCGGGACTGCCGCGGCGGTCACCGAACGGATCGAATTGTCCACGGCGGTGGCACTTCCCGTCGAACACGACCCGATCACGCTGGCCAAGACCATCGCCACCCTGGATCACCTGTCCGGCGGCCGGGTCAGTCTCGGCGCCGGATTCGGCTGGAACACCGACGAACTCGCCGACCACGGCGTGCCGGGTAAGAAGCGGCGCACCGTGCTGCGTGAATACCTCGAGGCCATGCGCGCCCTGTGGACCGACGAAGAGGCCAGCTACGACGGCGAATTCGTGAAGTTCGGCCCGAGTTGGGCGTGGCCCAAACCGGTACAGGCCAAGGTTCCCGTGCTCATCGGCACCGCGGGCACCGAACAGGGCTTCCGCTGGATCGCCCGTTCGGCCGACGGCTGGATCACCACCCCGTACGAAACCGAGACGTTGCTGGAACGGCTGCGACTGCTCGGCAAGGTGTGGCAGGAGGAGGGCCGCGAGGACACTCCGCGCGTGGTCGCGCTCGACGGCAAGCCCGATGTGGAGCGGCTGGCCGAGTGGAGCAAGGCCGGGGTGACCGACGTACTGTACGGGTTGCCGGACAAGTCCGAAGCCGAGGTGCTGGCTTATCTCGAACGTCTGGCCGGCAAGCTCGCGCCGGCCGGGTTGGGCGCCTGA
- a CDS encoding glycosyltransferase family 4 protein — MRIALLSYRSKTHCGGQGVYVRKLSHGLAELGHEVEVFSGQPYPELLDPRVRLTEVPSLDLYRDSDPFRTPRPGEIRDRIDLLELGTMWTAGFPEPRTFSMRAARLLRARAGDFDVVHDNQCLGSGLLDIARELPLVATIHHPITRDREVDLAAAPWRRKAFVRRWYGFLGMQRRVARLIPDLITVSSSSATDIADDFGVDADQLRVVPLGVDTELYRPREDRIPGRIVAVASADKPLKGISHLLQALARLRLTHEVELQLVAKLEPNGPTEKLIAELGISDIVTVSSGLSDEALAELLASAQISCIPSMYEGFSLPAVEALASGTALVASRAGALPEVVADCAELVEPGNVDELTRVLGTLLDSPRRVAELSKSGRHRALTIFSWEAVAAQTVSVYERAIARRQGTDLTPATQEANVC, encoded by the coding sequence GTGCGTATCGCCCTGCTGTCCTACCGCAGCAAGACCCACTGTGGCGGGCAGGGGGTGTATGTCCGGAAGTTGAGTCACGGTCTCGCCGAACTCGGCCATGAGGTCGAGGTGTTCTCCGGACAGCCGTATCCGGAACTGCTCGACCCCCGGGTGCGGTTGACCGAGGTGCCCAGCCTGGACCTCTACCGCGACTCCGATCCGTTCCGCACACCGCGCCCCGGTGAGATCCGCGATCGCATCGATCTGCTGGAGCTGGGCACGATGTGGACCGCCGGATTCCCGGAACCGCGCACGTTCAGCATGCGCGCGGCCCGGCTGTTGCGGGCGCGCGCCGGTGATTTCGACGTGGTGCACGACAACCAGTGCCTGGGCTCGGGTCTGCTCGATATCGCCCGGGAGCTGCCACTGGTGGCCACCATCCACCATCCGATCACGCGCGATCGGGAGGTGGACCTGGCGGCCGCGCCGTGGCGGCGCAAGGCCTTCGTGCGCCGCTGGTACGGATTCCTCGGTATGCAGCGGCGGGTGGCGCGGCTGATCCCGGATCTGATCACGGTCTCCTCGTCCTCGGCCACCGATATCGCCGACGATTTCGGGGTCGACGCCGATCAGCTACGCGTGGTCCCGCTCGGCGTCGACACCGAGCTGTACCGGCCCCGCGAGGACCGGATACCGGGCCGGATCGTGGCGGTCGCCAGCGCCGACAAGCCGCTCAAGGGCATCTCCCATCTGTTGCAGGCGCTGGCCCGGCTGCGGCTGACCCACGAGGTCGAACTGCAGCTGGTGGCCAAGCTGGAACCCAACGGCCCCACCGAGAAGTTGATCGCCGAACTGGGCATCTCCGATATCGTCACGGTGTCGAGCGGGCTGTCCGACGAGGCTCTGGCCGAGTTGCTGGCATCGGCCCAGATCTCCTGCATTCCCTCGATGTACGAGGGCTTTTCCCTGCCCGCCGTGGAGGCGCTGGCCAGCGGCACCGCCTTGGTCGCCAGCCGCGCGGGCGCCCTGCCGGAGGTCGTGGCCGACTGCGCCGAGCTCGTCGAGCCGGGCAATGTCGACGAGTTGACCCGGGTGCTCGGCACGCTGCTGGATTCGCCGCGCCGGGTCGCCGAACTGAGCAAATCCGGACGTCATCGCGCGCTGACCATATTCAGCTGGGAGGCCGTCGCGGCCCAGACCGTCTCGGTCTACGAACGTGCGATCGCCCGCCGCCAGGGCACCGATCTCACCCCCGCAACACAGGAGGCGAACGTATGCTGA
- a CDS encoding class I SAM-dependent methyltransferase, translating into MLTVDFDRLGIGPGARVIDVGCGQGRHSFESYRRGADTVAFDQNADDLADVKIMFGALVEAGEAPEYATAETVQGDALAMPFDDGEFDVVIASEILEHVPADEAAIAELVRILKPGGALAITVPRWLPERICWALSDEYHANEGGHVRIYKADELRAKVAARGMRFIHSEHAHALHAPYWWLKCAVGVEKQEALPVRMYHRMLVWDMMKRPWLTRFAESALDPMIGKSVALYFTKPAVSGARR; encoded by the coding sequence ATGCTGACCGTCGATTTCGATCGTTTGGGTATCGGGCCGGGCGCCCGGGTCATCGATGTGGGTTGCGGCCAGGGGCGGCACTCCTTCGAGTCGTATCGGCGCGGCGCCGATACCGTCGCCTTCGATCAGAACGCGGACGACCTCGCGGATGTGAAGATCATGTTCGGCGCGCTGGTGGAGGCCGGTGAGGCGCCGGAGTACGCGACCGCCGAGACCGTTCAGGGCGACGCGCTGGCCATGCCGTTCGACGACGGTGAATTCGACGTGGTCATCGCCTCGGAAATCCTCGAGCACGTACCGGCCGACGAGGCCGCCATCGCCGAGTTGGTGCGCATTCTCAAACCCGGTGGCGCCCTGGCGATCACGGTCCCGCGCTGGCTGCCCGAGCGCATCTGCTGGGCGCTCTCGGACGAGTATCACGCCAACGAGGGCGGGCACGTGCGCATCTACAAGGCCGACGAACTGCGCGCGAAGGTCGCCGCGCGCGGCATGCGGTTCATCCACAGCGAGCACGCGCACGCCCTGCACGCACCGTACTGGTGGCTCAAATGCGCGGTCGGGGTGGAGAAGCAGGAGGCGCTGCCGGTACGGATGTACCACCGGATGCTGGTCTGGGACATGATGAAGCGGCCGTGGCTGACCCGATTCGCCGAGTCCGCACTGGATCCGATGATCGGTAAGAGCGTCGCGCTGTATTTCACCAAGCCGGCGGTATCCGGTGCCCGCCGCTGA
- a CDS encoding alpha-L-rhamnosidase-related protein: MPAAELPSIPGVLTTRQCLRTAESIAAQQYSDGAIPWFRGGHTDPWDHVESAMALTVAGLRDAARAAYAWSADTQRADGSWPLQFRDGIVEDPDTDTNFCAYIATGVWHYYRCTGDRGFVDSMWPTVRAAIDYVITLQQGRNGEIHWLQTAHGILPEALLTGCSSMFHSIGCALAIADVLGSAQPEWEVAALRLGHALRHHPESFAEKDRYSMDWYYPVLSGALRGAAGQARIAARWDDFVVGDIGIRCVSDRPWVTGAETCELVLALDALGDDERARRLLASMQHLREDDGSYWTGLVFADGKRWPEERTTWTGAAVVLAADALARTTGGSGIFRDLAPGADITTGLACDCVRSPS, encoded by the coding sequence GTGCCCGCCGCTGAGCTGCCGTCGATCCCCGGAGTCCTGACCACCCGTCAATGTCTGCGGACCGCGGAATCCATTGCCGCACAACAGTACAGCGACGGCGCCATCCCGTGGTTCCGGGGCGGGCACACCGATCCCTGGGACCACGTCGAATCGGCGATGGCGCTGACGGTGGCCGGGCTGCGTGATGCCGCGCGCGCTGCCTACGCCTGGTCCGCGGACACCCAGCGCGCCGACGGCTCCTGGCCGCTGCAGTTCCGCGACGGCATCGTCGAGGACCCCGATACCGACACCAATTTCTGCGCTTACATCGCCACCGGCGTCTGGCACTACTACCGCTGCACCGGTGATCGCGGGTTCGTGGATTCGATGTGGCCGACGGTGCGGGCGGCCATCGACTACGTGATCACCCTGCAGCAGGGCCGCAACGGCGAAATCCATTGGCTGCAAACGGCGCACGGCATTCTGCCGGAGGCCCTGCTGACCGGCTGCTCGAGTATGTTCCACAGCATCGGCTGTGCGCTGGCGATCGCCGATGTGCTCGGCAGCGCGCAACCGGAATGGGAGGTCGCGGCGCTGCGACTCGGCCATGCCCTGCGCCATCATCCGGAATCCTTCGCCGAGAAGGACCGGTATTCGATGGACTGGTACTACCCGGTGCTGTCCGGCGCGCTGCGCGGTGCGGCCGGACAGGCCCGGATCGCCGCGCGCTGGGACGATTTCGTCGTCGGCGACATCGGTATCCGCTGCGTCTCGGACCGGCCCTGGGTGACCGGGGCGGAAACCTGCGAACTGGTGCTCGCACTGGACGCCCTGGGCGACGACGAGCGGGCCCGGCGCCTGCTGGCGAGTATGCAGCACCTGCGCGAGGACGACGGATCCTATTGGACCGGACTGGTTTTCGCCGACGGTAAACGCTGGCCCGAGGAGCGGACCACCTGGACCGGGGCCGCGGTGGTGCTGGCCGCGGACGCGCTGGCCCGCACCACCGGCGGGAGCGGCATCTTCCGGGATCTCGCGCCCGGGGCCGATATCACCACCGGACTCGCCTGCGACTGCGTGCGCTCGCCGAGCTGA
- a CDS encoding class I SAM-dependent methyltransferase, with the protein MTRADSVISAGTERLFELAEQAIGFMPVDEGRALYETAKRYAGDGIVVEIGTYCGKSAIYLGAAARETGATVYTIDHHSGSEEHQPGWEYHDTSLVDPETGRFDTVTTFRRTMVRAELTDTVIGVVGSSVTVARHWCSPIRLLFIDGGHTEEAAQRDYDGWAHWVAAGGVLAIHDVFPNPEDGGRAPFHIYRKALDSGNFREVAAIGSLRVLERSAGCGGKA; encoded by the coding sequence ATGACTCGCGCCGATTCGGTAATTTCCGCGGGCACCGAGCGATTGTTCGAACTGGCCGAGCAGGCGATCGGATTCATGCCGGTAGACGAAGGTCGAGCGCTGTACGAGACCGCCAAACGATATGCCGGCGACGGAATTGTCGTGGAAATCGGAACGTATTGCGGAAAATCGGCGATTTATCTCGGTGCGGCCGCCCGGGAAACCGGCGCCACCGTTTATACGATCGACCATCACAGCGGTTCGGAAGAGCATCAGCCCGGCTGGGAATATCACGACACCTCTCTGGTCGATCCGGAAACCGGCCGCTTCGATACCGTCACCACATTTCGCCGGACCATGGTGCGCGCGGAATTGACCGATACGGTGATCGGCGTGGTCGGGTCCTCGGTCACCGTGGCCCGGCACTGGTGCAGCCCGATCCGACTGCTGTTCATCGACGGCGGGCACACCGAGGAAGCGGCACAGCGCGATTACGACGGCTGGGCGCACTGGGTGGCCGCGGGCGGAGTACTGGCGATCCATGATGTATTCCCGAACCCCGAGGACGGCGGCCGGGCGCCGTTCCACATCTATCGCAAGGCGCTGGACAGCGGTAATTTCCGCGAGGTCGCCGCGATCGGATCGCTGCGCGTGCTCGAGCGCTCCGCCGGCTGCGGCGGCAAGGCCTGA
- a CDS encoding TetR/AcrR family transcriptional regulator codes for MNMEATRRRLTEKQADTVDRLTKAALEVLSREGFAGLTVRMVAAAAGVGTATAYTYFSSKEHLVAEVFWRRLAADPPPDPAASSDSTVRVVAVLRQIAMLVADEPALAGAVTSALLGTDPDVAHLRTRIGTEIRRRLLDALGADADPDVVETLELLYAGALVRAGVGYASYAEIADRLEKSALQVLRN; via the coding sequence GTGAATATGGAGGCAACTCGCCGCCGCCTCACCGAGAAGCAGGCCGATACCGTCGACCGGTTGACCAAGGCCGCGTTGGAAGTGCTGTCACGTGAGGGCTTCGCCGGCCTCACCGTACGCATGGTGGCCGCGGCCGCCGGCGTGGGCACCGCCACCGCCTACACCTATTTCTCCTCCAAGGAGCACCTGGTCGCCGAGGTGTTCTGGCGTCGGCTGGCCGCCGACCCGCCACCGGATCCCGCGGCGAGTTCCGACAGTACCGTGCGAGTGGTCGCGGTGCTGCGCCAGATCGCCATGCTGGTCGCCGACGAACCGGCGCTGGCCGGAGCGGTGACCAGCGCGCTGCTGGGCACCGATCCCGATGTGGCGCATCTGCGCACTCGCATCGGGACCGAGATCCGCCGCCGACTGCTCGACGCCCTCGGCGCGGATGCCGATCCCGATGTGGTGGAAACCCTGGAACTGCTCTACGCCGGCGCCCTGGTGCGGGCCGGCGTGGGTTACGCCTCGTATGCCGAAATCGCCGACCGGCTGGAGAAATCGGCCCTGCAGGTTTTGCGGAACTGA
- a CDS encoding glutathione peroxidase, whose amino-acid sequence MTDIREIPVQTLAGDPATLAGLAGDKSLLVVNVASKCGLTPQYTGLVELQQTYGPRGFSVIGVPCNQFMGQEPGTAEEIQEFCSTTYGVDFPLLSKVDVNGDERHPLYDELVQTADSEGNAGDIQWNFEKFLVDRDGKVVGRFRPRTEPQDPSVVAAIEATL is encoded by the coding sequence GTGACCGATATTCGTGAAATTCCCGTTCAGACCCTCGCAGGCGACCCCGCGACGCTGGCCGGACTCGCCGGCGACAAGTCGCTGCTCGTGGTCAATGTCGCCTCGAAATGTGGTTTGACACCGCAGTACACCGGGCTGGTGGAGCTGCAGCAGACCTACGGCCCGCGCGGTTTCAGCGTCATCGGGGTGCCGTGCAATCAGTTCATGGGGCAGGAGCCGGGTACCGCCGAGGAGATCCAGGAGTTCTGCTCGACGACCTACGGTGTGGATTTCCCGCTGCTGTCCAAGGTCGACGTGAACGGCGACGAGCGTCATCCGCTGTACGACGAGCTGGTGCAGACCGCCGACTCCGAGGGCAACGCGGGCGATATCCAGTGGAACTTCGAGAAGTTCCTGGTCGATCGCGACGGTAAGGTCGTCGGTCGTTTCCGGCCGCGGACCGAACCGCAGGATCCGAGCGTCGTAGCCGCCATCGAGGCGACGCTGTAA
- a CDS encoding GMC family oxidoreductase, whose protein sequence is MTDTSAADYIVIGAGSSGATVASRLAEHGASVILLEAGRKDNTKLVSVPGMITTVHTVPQLKHQVTWSQYSVPQKHAAERLIPMTRGKVLGGSSSVNGMLFVRGNKANFDSWAAEGCEGWSYEDVLPAYKRLENWEDGATDLRGAGGPIEVTRQKELTPIAKEWMEAAADTFGVPVIEDYNGESQEGISIFQQSVKDGLRFSSSRGFITNRPNPNLKVVTHAHVARVVIEKGRATGVEVIEKKGRRIIRANKEVVVSGGVMGSAHILMLSGIGPAGHLRDLGIEVNADLPVGQNLHDHLFVPMTFVSKKALHRGIPTHFAAGFLRELRKPGSSWMGRTVFESVGFVRTSFAKDVPDMQIHTLPWSYPSPNQDEDKLHLVDRREAMTVFPTLIYPKSRGELRLASTDPLASPLIDPGYLSDPADMDFLVEAIGMIREAAAHKGIAGDITEELSPGPAFTDETALRRELPMRIHSVYHPVGTCRMGVDERAVVDPQLRVRGIEGLRVADASIMPSITGGNTNAPCYMIGEKAAEFLGASA, encoded by the coding sequence ATGACCGACACCAGCGCAGCCGATTACATCGTCATCGGCGCGGGCAGCTCCGGTGCCACCGTTGCCAGTCGGCTCGCCGAGCACGGCGCCAGCGTCATCCTGCTCGAGGCCGGCCGCAAGGACAACACCAAGTTGGTCAGTGTCCCCGGCATGATCACGACGGTGCACACGGTGCCGCAGCTCAAGCATCAGGTGACCTGGTCGCAGTACTCGGTGCCGCAGAAGCACGCCGCCGAGCGCCTGATCCCGATGACGCGCGGCAAGGTGCTGGGTGGTTCCAGCTCGGTCAACGGCATGCTCTTCGTGCGCGGTAACAAGGCCAACTTCGATTCCTGGGCGGCCGAGGGCTGCGAGGGCTGGAGCTACGAGGACGTGCTGCCCGCCTACAAGCGGCTGGAGAACTGGGAGGACGGTGCCACCGACCTGCGCGGCGCGGGCGGCCCCATCGAGGTGACCCGGCAGAAGGAACTGACCCCGATCGCCAAGGAATGGATGGAGGCCGCGGCCGACACCTTCGGCGTCCCGGTCATCGAGGATTACAACGGTGAGTCCCAAGAGGGCATCAGTATCTTCCAGCAGAGCGTGAAGGACGGCCTGCGCTTCAGCTCGTCGCGCGGCTTCATCACCAACCGCCCCAACCCGAATCTGAAGGTCGTCACCCACGCGCACGTGGCCCGCGTCGTGATCGAGAAGGGCCGGGCCACCGGCGTCGAGGTCATCGAGAAGAAGGGCCGCCGGATCATCCGCGCCAACAAGGAGGTCGTGGTCTCCGGTGGCGTGATGGGCTCGGCGCACATTCTGATGCTGTCCGGCATCGGCCCCGCCGGCCACCTGCGCGACCTCGGCATCGAGGTGAACGCGGATCTGCCCGTCGGCCAGAACCTGCACGACCACCTGTTCGTGCCGATGACCTTCGTCTCCAAGAAGGCGCTGCACCGCGGCATCCCGACGCACTTCGCGGCCGGCTTCCTGCGGGAGCTGCGTAAGCCCGGCAGCTCGTGGATGGGCCGCACGGTGTTCGAATCCGTCGGTTTCGTACGGACCTCCTTCGCCAAGGACGTCCCGGACATGCAGATCCACACCCTGCCGTGGAGCTACCCGTCGCCCAACCAGGACGAGGACAAGCTGCACCTGGTCGACCGCCGCGAGGCGATGACGGTCTTCCCGACGCTGATCTACCCCAAGAGCCGTGGCGAACTGCGGCTGGCCTCGACCGATCCGCTGGCCTCGCCGCTGATCGACCCCGGCTACCTGTCGGATCCGGCCGATATGGACTTCCTGGTCGAGGCCATCGGCATGATCCGCGAGGCGGCCGCGCACAAGGGCATCGCCGGCGATATCACCGAGGAGCTCTCCCCCGGCCCCGCGTTCACCGACGAGACCGCGCTGCGGCGTGAACTGCCGATGCGTATCCACTCGGTGTATCACCCGGTCGGCACCTGCCGGATGGGTGTGGACGAACGCGCCGTGGTCGACCCGCAGCTGCGGGTGCGCGGTATCGAGGGCCTGCGCGTCGCGGACGCCTCGATCATGCCGTCCATCACCGGCGGTAACACCAACGCGCCGTGCTACATGATCGGCGAGAAGGCCGCCGAATTCCTCGGCGCCTCCGCGTAA
- a CDS encoding tellurite resistance/C4-dicarboxylate transporter family protein encodes MDESFGRRVGFVANLGPGWFASVMATGIVSRAVGAAGWSWGGTALLVIGLIAYAVLVIATVLRIVYHRDRVVADAVNPATGFTYLAFVAATGVMSAGLARHDQVAAALVLLLVATVAWVVLCYSIPALLMLNHDAPAALTGANGTWFLWVVGTQAVAVAATALPHPWSQRLAVAALLCWSVGVVLYGIVAAVVLGGLFSVAMTAERLAPTYWIFMGATAISVLAGTQILDRDTIPLIGTVRPMLEGSVLVLWAFGSWLVPLLLAAGIWRHLVRHFGLAYEPGLWSIVFPVGMYGVGTAELGRVTGEQWMVGFGHAEAWVALAVWVATASDLIVTLIRRRRRTESAG; translated from the coding sequence GTGGACGAGTCGTTCGGGCGGCGAGTGGGTTTCGTGGCGAACCTCGGGCCGGGCTGGTTCGCCTCGGTCATGGCGACCGGCATCGTCTCGCGGGCCGTGGGCGCGGCGGGGTGGAGCTGGGGCGGCACGGCGCTGCTGGTCATCGGACTGATCGCCTACGCGGTACTGGTGATCGCGACGGTGCTGCGCATCGTCTACCACCGCGACCGCGTCGTGGCCGATGCGGTGAATCCGGCCACCGGTTTCACCTATCTCGCCTTCGTCGCCGCCACGGGGGTGATGTCGGCGGGGCTGGCCCGGCACGATCAGGTGGCTGCGGCGCTGGTCCTGCTACTCGTGGCGACCGTCGCCTGGGTGGTGCTGTGCTACTCGATCCCCGCGTTGCTGATGCTCAACCACGATGCGCCGGCGGCGCTCACCGGCGCGAACGGCACCTGGTTCCTGTGGGTGGTCGGCACCCAGGCGGTGGCGGTGGCGGCCACGGCCCTGCCCCATCCGTGGAGTCAGCGCTTGGCGGTGGCGGCGCTGCTGTGCTGGTCGGTCGGGGTGGTCCTGTACGGGATCGTGGCGGCGGTCGTACTCGGCGGCTTGTTCAGCGTGGCGATGACGGCGGAACGCCTGGCCCCGACCTATTGGATCTTCATGGGCGCCACCGCGATCAGCGTCCTGGCCGGCACCCAGATCCTCGATCGGGACACGATACCTCTGATCGGCACCGTGCGGCCGATGCTCGAGGGTTCGGTCCTGGTGCTGTGGGCCTTCGGCAGCTGGCTGGTGCCGTTGTTGCTGGCGGCCGGGATCTGGCGCCATCTGGTGCGGCACTTCGGACTGGCCTACGAACCGGGTCTGTGGAGCATCGTCTTCCCCGTGGGCATGTACGGCGTCGGCACCGCGGAACTGGGACGGGTCACCGGCGAGCAGTGGATGGTCGGCTTCGGGCACGCCGAAGCATGGGTGGCACTGGCGGTGTGGGTGGCCACCGCATCCGATCTGATCGTCACCCTGATCCGGCGTCGGCGTCGCACCGAATCCGCGGGCTGA
- a CDS encoding LutC/YkgG family protein has protein sequence MTSREEFLRRVRDALEALPDDERTVPVPRNYQRHAPATSAADQAEIVEIFTARLKHHGAQVHRVDPEEIPATLDLALRAHGARSALAPDGLPDEWLLHWSVDADHRVLDDQPQLSILDRERTDAVVTRCAGAVADAGTLILDGGPGQCRRDAAVLADCHICVVRVEQIDYSLPQALDKLDPRRSITWFGGPAAMTDPEADSGKVGGVIEETERRLVVVIVG, from the coding sequence GTGACCTCGCGGGAGGAATTCCTGCGCCGCGTGCGCGATGCCCTCGAGGCGCTACCCGATGACGAACGCACGGTCCCGGTGCCGCGCAACTATCAGCGGCACGCGCCTGCCACCTCGGCTGCCGACCAGGCCGAGATCGTCGAAATATTCACTGCCCGCCTCAAACATCATGGGGCCCAGGTACATCGAGTAGATCCGGAGGAGATCCCCGCGACCCTCGACCTCGCGCTGCGCGCCCACGGCGCCCGGTCCGCGCTGGCGCCGGACGGGCTGCCCGACGAGTGGCTGCTGCACTGGTCGGTGGATGCCGATCATCGCGTCCTCGACGATCAGCCGCAGTTGTCGATCCTGGACCGGGAACGCACCGATGCGGTGGTCACCCGATGCGCCGGTGCGGTCGCCGACGCCGGCACGCTGATCCTCGACGGCGGTCCGGGCCAGTGCCGCCGCGATGCGGCCGTGCTGGCCGATTGCCATATCTGCGTGGTCCGCGTCGAGCAGATCGACTACTCGTTGCCCCAGGCTCTCGACAAACTGGATCCGCGCCGATCCATTACCTGGTTCGGCGGCCCGGCCGCGATGACGGACCCCGAGGCCGATTCCGGCAAGGTCGGCGGCGTCATCGAGGAGACCGAACGGCGACTGGTCGTCGTCATCGTCGGCTGA